A DNA window from Pedomonas mirosovicensis contains the following coding sequences:
- a CDS encoding metallopeptidase family protein: protein MQRSTLPPALADIEAMARAALERLPEPFQTWLADVVLRVEDFPDEDVMDSMGLETPFDILGLYQGFPIGEKSVSHSGALPDIIFLYRRPILDYWAETGESLEDIVVHVLVHEAGHHFGLSDEDMERIEASVE from the coding sequence ATGCAACGCTCAACACTCCCTCCGGCTCTGGCCGATATCGAAGCGATGGCCCGCGCGGCGCTGGAGCGCCTGCCCGAGCCGTTCCAGACCTGGCTGGCGGATGTGGTGCTGCGGGTGGAAGATTTCCCCGACGAGGATGTGATGGACTCGATGGGGCTGGAGACGCCCTTCGATATCCTCGGCCTCTACCAGGGCTTTCCCATCGGGGAGAAGTCGGTGAGCCATTCGGGCGCGCTGCCGGACATTATCTTCCTCTACCGCCGCCCGATTCTCGACTACTGGGCCGAAACCGGCGAGTCGCTGGAGGATATCGTCGTCCACGTGCTGGTCCACGAAGCCGGGCACCACTTCGGCCTGTCCGACGAGGACATGGAACGCATCGAAGCTTCGGTGGAGTGA
- a CDS encoding 4a-hydroxytetrahydrobiopterin dehydratase: protein MKEKLTEAERQEALSALAGWTHDAVRDGIAKSFRFKSFNAAFGFMARVALAAEKRDHHPEWFNVYNRVDIFLTSHDVKGLSGRDVDLAKAIDRIAGAEGATGA, encoded by the coding sequence ATGAAGGAAAAGCTGACGGAGGCCGAGCGGCAGGAAGCCTTGAGCGCCCTTGCGGGCTGGACCCATGACGCCGTGCGGGACGGCATTGCCAAGAGCTTCCGCTTCAAGTCGTTCAACGCCGCCTTCGGCTTCATGGCCCGGGTGGCGCTGGCGGCCGAGAAGCGGGACCATCACCCGGAGTGGTTCAATGTTTATAACCGGGTCGATATCTTCCTCACCTCGCACGACGTGAAAGGCCTCTCGGGGCGGGATGTGGATCTCGCCAAGGCCATCGACCGCATCGCGGGTGCGGAAGGGGCGACTGGCGCATAA
- a CDS encoding fasciclin domain-containing protein gives MLNALIRFGIVGLTAASALAAPAAVAQETDQQAGAVSAASAAAEQANVLDIINGSANYSVFANLLQKSGLAGVLAGRGPFTVFVPSNEAFANLPAGTVDWLLQPQNKARLAELVTAHILPGLISSNQWGASTHLGITLGGNPLAYVGGQQERVNNAPVMAKDIRAANGVVHVVGAPLKLPQAG, from the coding sequence ATGCTGAACGCTTTAATCCGATTCGGGATCGTCGGTCTGACGGCGGCCTCAGCGCTTGCTGCTCCCGCTGCCGTGGCGCAGGAGACGGACCAGCAGGCCGGGGCCGTGTCGGCGGCATCGGCTGCTGCTGAGCAGGCCAATGTGCTCGACATCATCAACGGATCGGCCAACTACAGTGTCTTTGCCAACCTGCTTCAGAAGTCAGGTCTGGCGGGCGTGCTCGCCGGTCGGGGGCCGTTCACGGTTTTCGTGCCGTCGAACGAGGCCTTTGCCAACCTGCCGGCCGGCACCGTTGACTGGCTGCTCCAGCCCCAGAATAAGGCCCGGCTCGCGGAACTGGTGACCGCGCACATCCTGCCGGGGCTGATCTCCTCCAACCAATGGGGCGCCAGCACCCACCTCGGCATTACTTTGGGCGGCAATCCTCTGGCCTACGTTGGTGGCCAGCAGGAGCGGGTCAACAATGCCCCGGTGATGGCGAAGGACATTCGCGCCGCCAACGGCGTCGTGCATGTGGTGGGCGCGCCGCTGAAGCTGCCGCAGGCCGGCTAG
- a CDS encoding phospholipase A has translation MRPRWLPVPSAKPETGNAYIGNLSAYAPIYAAYGPGTNTEIRLQFSFKYQLFGNPGAVGPGHSLLNGIHFGYTQRMFWDWSANSSPFRNIDFMPELFYLIPAQQVADGLSLGGQFGIRHASNGRDGADSRSINTLYVQPVATLPVGDDYSLSIGPLVEVYVGSLKDNPDIKRYRGNTGLLVEVGDDDGLRLSTNTRFSFQSGRASINAELSYPFDRIIDTSLNLYLFGQAFTGYGENLLDYNRRDTRFRIGFAIVR, from the coding sequence TTGCGCCCCCGCTGGCTCCCCGTTCCCTCCGCCAAGCCGGAAACGGGCAATGCCTACATCGGCAACCTGTCAGCCTATGCGCCCATTTACGCCGCCTACGGGCCGGGCACCAACACGGAGATCCGGCTTCAGTTCAGCTTCAAGTACCAGCTGTTCGGCAATCCCGGCGCGGTCGGCCCCGGCCACTCCCTGCTGAACGGCATTCACTTCGGCTACACCCAGCGCATGTTCTGGGACTGGAGCGCCAACTCCTCCCCCTTCCGCAACATCGATTTCATGCCGGAGCTGTTCTACCTCATCCCCGCGCAGCAGGTGGCGGACGGGCTTTCGCTCGGCGGCCAGTTCGGCATCCGCCACGCCTCCAACGGACGCGACGGCGCGGACTCCCGCAGCATCAACACCCTCTACGTGCAGCCGGTGGCCACCCTGCCGGTGGGCGACGACTACAGCCTCTCCATCGGCCCGCTGGTGGAGGTTTATGTGGGCAGCCTCAAGGACAACCCGGACATCAAGCGCTACCGGGGCAACACCGGCCTGCTGGTCGAGGTCGGCGACGACGATGGCCTGCGCCTCTCCACCAACACGAGGTTCAGCTTCCAGTCCGGCCGGGCATCGATCAACGCCGAGCTGTCCTACCCGTTCGACCGCATCATCGACACCAGCCTCAACCTCTACCTCTTCGGCCAGGCCTTCACCGGCTACGGCGAGAACCTGCTGGACTATAACCGGCGCGACACCCGCTTCCGGATCGGCTTCGCCATCGTGCGGTAA